One genomic region from Blastocatellia bacterium encodes:
- a CDS encoding VWA domain-containing protein, with protein sequence MHRIRFHNLRWYCRWSLALSLGGALLVGPFAAPISHFGSYRPLASAAVHSQTNKQAEKKKPTPPGEESGDVVKLSSELVIVDVTVTDEKNQPVADLDRDRFVVFENNVKQEIAFFAREEYPASIGLVLDTSGSMKKKLPKVIAAAKSLIRQSHPQDEFFLVEFKGDAELLEDFTDDARLIEDALDSLVASGQTALLDAVYLSVEHAHSKGKHRRKAIVVVSDGEERDSYYKRDQVIEALRRSEVQVFAIGFPEGLGEYSIFHQTESRRLSGQEKKARKLLEDVSRISGGRAFFPESLDELEPIAQTIARELRTQYVIGYYPTNPQRDGSWRAVRVEVLPDKQRGKLTARARSGYYAMP encoded by the coding sequence ATGCATCGAATCCGTTTTCACAACCTGAGATGGTACTGCCGCTGGAGCCTCGCCCTGAGTCTTGGCGGAGCGCTGCTCGTCGGTCCCTTCGCGGCTCCGATCTCACATTTCGGCTCTTATCGTCCGCTCGCGTCGGCCGCGGTCCACTCGCAAACGAACAAACAGGCCGAGAAGAAAAAACCGACGCCGCCCGGTGAGGAATCCGGGGATGTTGTCAAGCTCTCCAGCGAGCTGGTCATTGTGGATGTCACGGTCACCGATGAGAAAAATCAACCCGTCGCCGATCTGGACAGGGACCGGTTCGTCGTCTTTGAGAATAACGTCAAACAGGAGATCGCCTTCTTCGCCCGCGAGGAATATCCGGCCAGCATCGGACTGGTGCTGGACACAAGCGGCAGCATGAAGAAGAAGCTCCCCAAAGTCATCGCCGCGGCCAAGAGCCTCATTCGCCAGAGTCATCCTCAGGACGAATTCTTCCTGGTCGAGTTTAAGGGGGACGCGGAACTGCTGGAGGATTTCACCGACGATGCGCGGCTGATCGAGGATGCGCTTGACAGCCTGGTGGCCAGCGGCCAGACGGCTTTACTCGATGCCGTCTATCTCTCGGTCGAGCACGCTCACAGCAAAGGCAAACACCGCCGAAAAGCCATCGTTGTCGTCAGCGATGGCGAGGAACGCGATAGCTACTATAAACGCGATCAGGTCATCGAAGCCCTGCGCCGGTCCGAGGTTCAGGTCTTCGCCATTGGATTTCCGGAAGGATTGGGTGAGTACTCGATCTTTCACCAGACCGAGAGCCGCCGATTGAGCGGCCAGGAGAAAAAAGCGCGCAAACTGCTGGAGGATGTCTCGCGCATCTCCGGAGGCCGGGCCTTCTTCCCGGAAAGCCTCGATGAGCTGGAACCCATCGCCCAAACTATTGCTCGCGAGCTTCGCACCCAGTATGTCATCGGCTACTACCCGACAAATCCCCAGCGCGATGGAAGCTGGCGAGCCGTTCGCGTCGAAGTTCTGCCGGATAAGCAGCGAGGGAAGCTGACGGCCCGCGCGCGATCCGGTTACTACGCGATGCCATAA
- a CDS encoding VWA domain-containing protein, translating into MRKLAAAAVMILLGSRLSDAHQSPPSSQNPPPDQAPVVRLGTNLVVVPVTVMDPYERYVTGLRREHFEVYDDKVKQEIVFFAEEDAPISIGIVFDVSGSMREKVNRARIALRRFIDTSHPDDEFCVIGFNHQAQLVQDFTSSAEQIMSKLTLIDPSGRTALYDATYLALEKIRQGKHPRKALLIISDGQDNSSRYTYGQLRERVKESDVQIYAIGIFGLYERGQSAEALGHSILEEITSLTGGRAFFPDTPVELDDVIARIALELRHQYSLGFYPTNPPREGEWRKLRVRVNPPRGLPRLTVRARDGYYAVQN; encoded by the coding sequence ATGAGGAAACTGGCAGCGGCCGCAGTCATGATCCTGCTGGGAAGCCGTCTGAGCGATGCCCACCAGTCCCCGCCGTCCTCGCAGAACCCTCCCCCCGATCAAGCTCCCGTCGTTCGCCTGGGAACGAACCTGGTGGTCGTTCCGGTCACGGTCATGGACCCTTACGAACGTTATGTCACCGGCCTCCGGCGAGAGCACTTTGAGGTCTACGATGACAAGGTCAAACAGGAAATCGTCTTCTTCGCCGAGGAAGATGCTCCGATCAGCATCGGCATTGTCTTCGATGTCTCAGGGAGCATGAGAGAGAAAGTCAATCGTGCCCGGATAGCGCTGCGTCGGTTCATTGACACGAGCCATCCCGATGACGAGTTTTGCGTCATTGGCTTCAATCATCAGGCGCAACTGGTTCAGGATTTCACCTCCAGCGCCGAACAGATCATGTCCAAGCTCACGTTGATTGATCCCAGCGGGCGGACGGCGCTCTATGATGCGACCTATCTCGCTCTGGAGAAAATCCGTCAGGGGAAGCATCCTCGCAAAGCCCTTCTCATCATCAGCGATGGGCAGGATAACTCATCCCGTTATACCTACGGTCAACTGCGAGAGCGGGTGAAGGAATCCGATGTCCAGATTTATGCCATTGGCATTTTTGGGCTCTACGAGCGCGGCCAGAGCGCGGAAGCGCTCGGCCATTCGATTCTGGAAGAGATCACGTCGCTCACCGGCGGGCGGGCCTTCTTTCCCGATACGCCGGTCGAGCTTGATGATGTGATTGCCCGCATCGCTCTGGAGTTGCGTCATCAATACAGTCTCGGGTTTTATCCCACGAATCCGCCGCGCGAGGGCGAGTGGCGAAAACTCCGGGTGAGGGTCAATCCTCCGCGGGGACTGCCTCGCCTCACCGTGCGAGCGCGGGATGGGTATTATGCGGTCCAGAACTGA
- a CDS encoding CDP-alcohol phosphatidyltransferase family protein, producing MFSKVIGLYGGRARDALAAWLASYNPNPNALTLLGFFITVLVGVLFALGQFLQAGLLLILTGALDILDGTVARVTRRVTAFGAFFDSAMDRYSDLILFIGLMIFYARPGPRHSLMTVIVAAVALMGSVMTSYARARAESLIPHCRIGFLERPERIVLLIIGSLTEAAGAENSYFLHKMPAVLWVIAVLSHWTVAQRIYHTWWYLKQMDEASRRAAESVHVSAWQEHRASASAASSMWGQVRENKQ from the coding sequence ATGTTCAGTAAAGTCATCGGCTTGTATGGGGGGAGAGCACGAGACGCGCTGGCGGCGTGGTTGGCTTCGTATAATCCCAATCCCAATGCGCTGACCTTGCTGGGATTTTTCATCACCGTCCTTGTCGGTGTCCTGTTTGCTCTGGGACAGTTCCTTCAGGCCGGATTGCTTTTGATTCTCACGGGGGCGCTGGACATCCTCGATGGGACGGTTGCGCGGGTGACCCGGCGGGTGACGGCTTTCGGAGCCTTCTTCGATTCGGCCATGGATCGGTACTCGGACCTCATCCTGTTTATCGGGCTGATGATCTTTTACGCGCGTCCCGGCCCTCGGCACAGCCTGATGACCGTGATCGTTGCGGCGGTGGCGCTGATGGGATCGGTGATGACGAGCTACGCGCGCGCCCGCGCGGAATCGTTGATTCCCCACTGTCGGATTGGATTTCTTGAGCGCCCGGAGCGCATTGTTCTGCTCATCATCGGGTCGTTGACCGAAGCGGCGGGAGCCGAGAACAGCTACTTTCTTCACAAAATGCCCGCCGTTCTCTGGGTCATTGCTGTCCTCTCGCACTGGACGGTTGCCCAGCGAATCTATCACACCTGGTGGTACCTGAAGCAGATGGACGAAGCCTCCCGTCGGGCGGCAGAATCGGTTCACGTCTCTGCGTGGCAGGAGCACCGCGCGTCGGCATCGGCGGCTTCCTCCATGTGGGGTCAGGTGAGGGAGAACAAACAATGA
- a CDS encoding acetyl-CoA carboxylase biotin carboxylase subunit, giving the protein MFRKILIANRGEIAVRIIRACREMGISPVVVYSEADENSLHVRLADEAYFLGPSPPTESYLRADKIIAAARAARADAIHPGYGFLAENAGFARAVVEAGLCFIGPSWQAIERLGSKTEARRIAREAGIPIVPGTAEPITNAEHAHQVAARIGYPLLLKAVAGGGGKGMRLVTSAEELESALALAQAEAQAAFKDPTVYIEKALPHPRHIEIQLLADQQGHIIYLGERECSIQRRHQKVIEECPSSLDDPELRRRMGEAAVRLARAAGYTNAGTVEFLVDEEKNFYFLEVNARLQVEHPVTEMVTGIDLVQQQIRLAAGESLTLRQEEISLRGSAIQCRMYAEDPDNNFFPSPGRIESLHFPSGPGVRVDSGVFPGWVVPMEYDPLLAKLIVWGRSRSEAIDRMRRALDECLIAGIGSTLELYRAIFRDPDFLAGRIHTGYLDHFLATRWRSFSRDDTAHLQLLRDLACIAATFHVATVTPSTTPAPTDSPSLWKTQGRLALQRSRL; this is encoded by the coding sequence ATGTTCCGTAAAATCCTCATCGCCAATCGGGGCGAGATCGCCGTCAGAATCATTCGCGCCTGCCGCGAGATGGGGATCAGTCCGGTCGTTGTTTACTCCGAAGCCGACGAGAATTCCCTTCATGTACGACTGGCCGATGAAGCCTACTTTCTGGGTCCCTCGCCTCCGACGGAGAGCTATCTGCGAGCCGACAAGATCATTGCGGCCGCGCGTGCCGCCCGGGCCGATGCCATTCACCCGGGATACGGATTCCTGGCGGAGAATGCCGGTTTTGCCCGAGCGGTCGTCGAAGCGGGGCTCTGTTTCATTGGTCCCTCGTGGCAGGCCATCGAACGTTTGGGCAGTAAGACGGAGGCGCGACGGATCGCGCGCGAGGCCGGCATTCCCATCGTTCCGGGGACGGCCGAACCGATCACCAACGCCGAGCATGCGCACCAGGTGGCCGCCCGCATCGGCTATCCCCTCCTGCTCAAAGCCGTCGCCGGAGGCGGCGGGAAAGGAATGCGCCTGGTCACAAGCGCCGAGGAACTGGAAAGCGCCCTGGCTCTGGCCCAGGCAGAAGCGCAGGCCGCCTTCAAAGATCCGACGGTTTACATCGAGAAAGCCCTGCCTCACCCGCGTCATATCGAGATTCAACTTCTGGCCGATCAGCAGGGCCACATCATCTATCTGGGAGAACGGGAATGTTCCATCCAGCGGCGCCATCAAAAAGTGATCGAAGAATGCCCGTCGAGTCTGGATGATCCGGAACTGCGTCGGCGCATGGGGGAAGCCGCTGTTCGATTGGCCCGCGCCGCCGGCTATACCAATGCGGGAACCGTGGAATTTCTCGTGGATGAAGAGAAAAACTTCTACTTCCTCGAAGTCAACGCGCGACTTCAGGTCGAGCATCCCGTGACCGAGATGGTCACGGGAATTGATCTCGTCCAGCAGCAAATCCGACTGGCTGCCGGCGAATCGCTCACCCTGCGACAGGAGGAGATCAGTCTCCGCGGTTCCGCCATCCAGTGTCGGATGTACGCCGAAGATCCCGACAACAACTTCTTCCCCTCGCCCGGACGCATCGAGAGTCTGCATTTTCCCTCCGGGCCCGGTGTTCGCGTTGACAGCGGAGTCTTTCCCGGCTGGGTGGTGCCGATGGAGTACGATCCCCTTTTGGCCAAACTCATCGTCTGGGGGCGGTCTCGCTCCGAGGCGATTGATCGGATGCGGCGGGCCCTCGACGAGTGCCTCATCGCGGGAATCGGCTCGACGCTGGAGCTGTATCGGGCGATCTTTCGTGACCCCGATTTCCTGGCCGGGCGCATTCACACGGGCTATCTCGATCATTTCCTGGCGACGCGATGGCGCAGTTTTTCCCGGGATGACACGGCTCATCTCCAGCTTCTGCGCGACCTCGCCTGCATCGCCGCGACTTTTCATGTGGCGACGGTCACGCCGTCCACGACTCCTGCTCCGACGGATTCGCCCAGCCTCTGGAAGACCCAGGGCCGCCTGGCGCTTCAGCGGTCAAGGCTATGA
- a CDS encoding biotin/lipoyl-containing protein, protein MKYEVEIEQTRYRVTLEGSGGDIRARVEDRCYEVRILNPEPGVYTVLVGPRVFPLRVAPPSPNGTVSVTVGHQRFDVRLIDRRHRPRAVDHGRQGRVEVTARMPGKIVRVLASAPTEIKAGEGILVIEAMKMQNEVRAPTSGQLVEIMVREGQTVNAGDILAVIE, encoded by the coding sequence ATGAAATACGAAGTGGAGATCGAGCAGACGCGCTATCGCGTCACCCTCGAAGGAAGCGGCGGTGACATCAGAGCCCGGGTGGAGGATCGGTGCTACGAGGTGAGGATCCTGAATCCGGAACCCGGCGTCTACACGGTGCTTGTCGGCCCCCGCGTCTTCCCCCTGCGCGTCGCGCCACCGTCGCCCAACGGAACTGTCTCCGTCACCGTGGGTCATCAGCGCTTTGACGTTCGCCTCATTGACCGTCGCCATCGCCCGCGAGCGGTTGATCACGGACGCCAGGGACGGGTCGAAGTCACGGCTCGCATGCCGGGAAAAATCGTGCGCGTTCTCGCTTCTGCCCCCACGGAGATCAAAGCTGGTGAAGGAATTCTCGTCATCGAAGCCATGAAAATGCAAAATGAAGTCCGCGCTCCCACGTCAGGGCAGCTCGTCGAGATCATGGTCCGGGAAGGCCAGACGGTTAACGCCGGCGACATTCTCGCCGTCATCGAATAG